The following coding sequences are from one Candidatus Deferrimicrobiaceae bacterium window:
- a CDS encoding glutamate-5-semialdehyde dehydrogenase has translation MGASETATTREIVIGVCRAAREASVRMGRASASEKNAALAAMARGLRGQAQWLLKENRKDLGTASSRGVSGAMLDRLALSDSRIEQMATGIEEVIALPDPIGEVERMGRRPNGLWVGKMRIPLGVIGIIYESRPNVTADAAALCVKSGNAVVLRGGSEAIFSNTAIARILREAMSLAGLPADAVAVIERTDREAIDAMLQAEEYIDLIIPRGGEGLIRSVAEKSRIPVIKHYKGVCHIYVDEGADIDQAVLVCVNAKVQRPGVCNAMETLLVHEKAAPEFLPAVSAPLGKHGVELRGCPQTLSLVPGAIPATEADWGTEYLDLILAVRVVSSMEEAIAHIRRHGSLHTEAILTRDHARAMRFLRDVDSSLVLVNASTRFNDGFQLGLGAEIGISTTKIHAFGPMGLTELTTTKFIAFGDGQVRT, from the coding sequence ATGGGAGCGAGTGAAACAGCCACGACCAGGGAGATCGTGATCGGAGTCTGCCGCGCGGCCAGGGAGGCCTCCGTGCGGATGGGGAGAGCGTCCGCGTCGGAGAAGAACGCCGCCCTCGCCGCCATGGCCAGGGGACTGCGCGGGCAGGCGCAATGGCTCCTCAAGGAGAACCGGAAGGACCTCGGTACGGCGTCGTCCCGGGGGGTCTCCGGGGCCATGCTCGACCGCCTCGCCCTTTCCGACAGCCGGATCGAGCAGATGGCGACCGGGATTGAGGAGGTGATCGCCCTTCCCGATCCCATCGGGGAGGTCGAGAGGATGGGGCGTCGCCCCAACGGCCTCTGGGTGGGGAAGATGCGCATCCCGCTGGGGGTCATCGGAATCATCTACGAGTCGCGTCCGAACGTCACCGCCGACGCGGCCGCCCTCTGCGTCAAGTCGGGGAACGCCGTCGTCCTGCGGGGGGGGTCCGAAGCCATCTTCTCCAACACCGCGATCGCGAGGATCCTCCGCGAGGCGATGTCCCTCGCGGGCCTTCCCGCGGACGCCGTGGCGGTCATCGAACGGACGGACCGGGAGGCGATCGACGCGATGCTTCAGGCCGAGGAGTACATCGACCTCATCATCCCCCGGGGCGGGGAAGGGCTGATCCGGAGCGTCGCGGAAAAATCGCGAATCCCCGTGATCAAGCACTACAAAGGGGTCTGCCACATCTATGTGGACGAAGGGGCGGACATCGACCAGGCGGTCCTCGTCTGCGTCAACGCGAAGGTGCAGCGCCCGGGGGTCTGCAACGCGATGGAAACGCTCTTGGTGCATGAGAAGGCCGCGCCGGAATTCCTCCCCGCCGTTTCGGCGCCGCTTGGGAAGCACGGCGTGGAGCTCCGCGGTTGCCCGCAGACCCTCTCCCTCGTGCCCGGGGCGATCCCGGCCACCGAGGCAGACTGGGGAACCGAGTACCTCGATCTGATCCTCGCGGTCCGGGTGGTCTCCTCGATGGAGGAGGCGATCGCGCACATTCGCCGGCACGGGTCGCTGCACACCGAAGCGATCCTGACGAGGGACCACGCGCGAGCCATGCGGTTCCTCCGCGACGTGGACTCCTCCCTCGTCCTCGTGAACGCGTCCACCCGGTTCAACGACGGGTTTCAGCTGGGGCTCGGGGCCGAGATCGGGATCAGCACCACCAAGATCCACGCCTTCGGCCCGATGGGTCTGACCGAGCTCACGACGACGAAATTCATCGCGTTCGGGGACGGACAGGTCCGGACCTGA
- the nadD gene encoding nicotinate-nucleotide adenylyltransferase has translation MGANRTSAALFGGTFDPFHNGHLRMAIEIRESLGLPRVMFLPSHHPPHKPKQPVTEARHRLAMVSAAVSGLSGFEVSDAEIRREGPSYSLTTVEEFRRAEPEVDWVFVMGADSFGEIATWHRYEELLAACDFVLLPRPGTPLSPAAPAGLRVEKEVPHCYSWKGESYRLPGGRRLYCPALPALDISSSSIREKVRTSRCIRGLVPPEVEKYIAEHGLYLGAGEEERT, from the coding sequence TTGGGAGCGAACCGGACATCGGCGGCCCTGTTCGGCGGAACGTTCGACCCGTTCCACAACGGCCATCTGCGCATGGCGATCGAAATCCGGGAGTCGCTCGGTCTTCCGCGGGTCATGTTCCTCCCCTCCCACCACCCGCCCCACAAGCCGAAGCAGCCGGTCACCGAAGCGAGACACCGGCTCGCCATGGTGTCCGCCGCCGTGTCGGGGCTTTCGGGGTTCGAGGTCTCCGACGCGGAGATCCGCCGCGAGGGGCCTTCCTATTCGCTGACGACGGTCGAGGAATTTCGCCGGGCGGAGCCGGAGGTCGACTGGGTGTTCGTGATGGGGGCGGACTCCTTCGGGGAGATCGCCACCTGGCACCGGTACGAGGAACTCCTCGCCGCGTGCGATTTCGTTCTCCTCCCGCGGCCCGGGACGCCCCTCTCGCCGGCGGCCCCCGCGGGGTTGCGTGTTGAAAAAGAGGTGCCGCATTGCTATAGTTGGAAAGGAGAAAGTTACCGCCTCCCGGGAGGGCGAAGGTTATACTGCCCCGCCCTGCCTGCTTTGGATATCTCTTCGAGCTCCATTCGGGAGAAGGTTCGGACCAGCAGGTGCATCCGGGGTCTCGTCCCGCCGGAGGTGGAGAAATACATCGCCGAGCACGGCCTGTACCTCGGCGCCGGGGAGGAAGAACGGACATAA
- the rsfS gene encoding ribosome silencing factor: MIQCARLAQEKKAAGIRALDVRESATFTDYFLLCSGTSDRQVSAVASHIEESLKKEGLRPMGVEGIRQGRWVLIDYNDFVVHVFLDIVRDFYQFDRLWGSAPELPIPEDR, from the coding sequence GTGATCCAGTGCGCGCGGCTTGCACAGGAGAAAAAAGCCGCCGGCATCCGCGCACTGGACGTCCGGGAGAGCGCCACCTTCACCGATTACTTCCTCCTGTGCTCGGGAACGTCCGACCGGCAGGTAAGCGCCGTCGCCAGCCACATCGAGGAATCGCTCAAGAAGGAAGGTCTCCGCCCCATGGGGGTGGAGGGGATCCGCCAAGGGCGGTGGGTCCTGATCGACTACAACGATTTCGTGGTGCACGTCTTCCTGGACATCGTCCGGGATTTTTACCAGTTCGACCGGTTGTGGGGATCCGCGCCGGAACTCCCCATACCCGAGGATCGATAG
- a CDS encoding tetratricopeptide repeat protein, which translates to MVVRLLFLLFVVILVAFSYISLLNGQHIQFFYSATRQVEVTVSELAILAFSLGAAMVILGTMVKDVTQASKNWKERRERQRREAARGRVAKASGLFRRGLLDDAAAELQRSLSVNPEDREALDLLADVETERRNPLEAVKALTRVKQIDPSDLTVYFRLAGLYREMNDLENALSLLTQIENSEGENLRAWEGIRDIHLRRQEMVSAYAMQKRIVKLKGKTASAADKALFEALRYEKAVRRMEEGKTDDAERRLRELMKDQPLFTATYIALSEYLRGRGNPEEATETLLSGYRATRNAVFLIRLEDLGVETERPEAMIAVYLDLLREFPSDFDVNLFLGKFYLRLEMNDEALEQLLKAELLDPECESVNILLAEALRRRGRYESACQHYQRAFGYKRRYLIPFCCTGCGQTTIKWTARCPSCGIWNGYAISHGRREHAIPATVR; encoded by the coding sequence ATGGTGGTCCGACTGCTTTTCCTCCTGTTCGTGGTCATCCTGGTCGCCTTCTCGTACATCTCTCTCCTGAACGGCCAGCACATCCAGTTTTTCTACTCGGCCACCCGCCAGGTGGAGGTGACGGTCAGCGAGCTCGCCATCCTGGCCTTTTCCCTCGGGGCCGCCATGGTGATCCTCGGGACCATGGTCAAGGATGTGACCCAGGCGTCGAAAAACTGGAAGGAGCGCCGGGAGCGGCAGCGCCGGGAAGCTGCCCGGGGCCGTGTCGCCAAGGCGTCGGGGCTGTTCCGGCGGGGATTGCTCGACGACGCCGCCGCGGAACTGCAAAGAAGCCTTTCCGTCAACCCCGAGGACCGGGAGGCGCTCGACCTCCTGGCCGACGTGGAGACCGAGCGGAGAAACCCGCTGGAGGCCGTCAAGGCGCTGACCCGGGTCAAGCAGATCGACCCGTCGGACCTTACCGTCTACTTCCGTCTCGCAGGGCTGTACCGCGAGATGAACGACCTCGAGAATGCCCTGTCCCTTCTCACGCAGATCGAGAACTCCGAAGGGGAGAACCTGCGCGCCTGGGAGGGAATCCGGGACATCCACCTCCGGCGCCAGGAGATGGTTTCCGCCTACGCGATGCAGAAGAGGATCGTCAAGCTCAAGGGGAAAACCGCATCCGCCGCGGACAAGGCCCTGTTCGAGGCCCTTCGGTACGAAAAGGCGGTCCGGCGCATGGAGGAAGGGAAAACCGATGATGCCGAGAGGCGCCTCCGGGAGCTCATGAAGGATCAGCCGCTCTTCACGGCGACGTACATCGCCCTCTCCGAATACCTCCGGGGGCGGGGAAACCCGGAAGAGGCGACGGAGACCCTCCTGTCGGGATACCGGGCGACCCGCAATGCCGTTTTCCTGATCCGGCTCGAGGACCTCGGGGTGGAAACGGAAAGGCCGGAGGCGATGATCGCGGTGTACCTCGATCTGCTCCGGGAGTTTCCCTCCGACTTCGATGTCAACCTCTTCCTCGGGAAGTTCTACCTCCGGCTGGAGATGAACGACGAGGCGCTGGAACAGTTGTTGAAAGCGGAACTCCTGGACCCGGAGTGCGAATCCGTGAACATCCTGCTCGCCGAGGCGCTCCGGCGGAGGGGTCGGTATGAGTCGGCCTGCCAGCATTACCAGCGCGCCTTCGGTTACAAGCGCCGATATCTCATCCCGTTCTGCTGCACCGGATGCGGCCAGACGACCATCAAGTGGACCGCCCGCTGCCCCTCCTGCGGAATCTGGAACGGGTACGCCATCTCCCACGGACGCAGGGAACACGCCATCCCCGCCACCGTGCGTTGA